The window TAGCCGTCCACGTGCGCTCCCACGTCGAGCTTCACAAGGTCGCCGGGCGCAAACGTGCGCGGGTCCTTCGGGCGGGGGCTGTCGTGCGCGGCGTCGTGGTTGATCGAAAGGTTCACGGGAAACGCCGGCTGGGCCCCTTCCTTGCGGATGAAGGCCTCGATCTCCTCGGCCACGTCGAGGAGCCTTGCGCCCTCGCGGAGGAGCGTTGCGCCGTGCGCGCGCGCCTTTCCGGCGATGGCGCCCGCCTTCTTCGCCTTCTCCTGCCAATCGGGGTCGGGCGCGTCGTCGTGGTCATGGACCATGCAGGCCAAGCTCCGCCGCGGAAATCGTGCCCTCGCGGATAACCTTTGCCCGCGGCCCCGTCGCGTCCACGACGGTCGGCCTTCCCCCGACCAGGACCCCGGCGTCCAGGAACGCCCGTGCCGCTCCGCCCGCTGCCGCGCGAGCATCCCGGAGCGTTTGCGGCGCGGCGTCGCCTTCCCGGGCGGCGGTCGTGGCCGTGAGGGGGCCAAAGGAGCGCGCAAGCGCTCGCGCGGCGGGTTGCGCGGGCACGGTCACGCCAAGCGAGCCCCCGCCGCCAAGGAGCACGTCGGGAAGCCCAGGTTTGGCCGGCAGAACGAGCAGGAGCGGACCCGGCAGGAACCGCTGCGCGAGCGCACGCGCGGCGTCGTTGAGCTTGACCAGGCGACCCATGTCGTCGAGGTCGGCCACCGCGACCGGGAGAGGGCGCCGACCGGGCCTCTTCTTGGCCTCGTACACCTGCTCGATCGGCGATTCGCGCAGCGCGTCGGCACCCAGCAGGTACGCGAGGTCTCCCGGGTAGACGACGAGATCCCCGTCGGAGAGCGCCCGCAGCGCGGCGTGGAGGGTCTCGGCGTCTGGCGCCGGGCCTGCAATGCCCGTTCTAGGGCCCCCTGTCGGAGAGCTTCTCCTTCAGGAGGTCCCCGAGCGTCACGGGTCCCCCCGCCTTCTTGCCGCCCGGCGGCGGCGAGGCGGCCGTGGCCTCGGGCGCCTCCCGCAGCGTGATCCCAAGCTCGCGCTCCAGGCGCTTTGCGAGATCGTCGCTGGGGCGTTGCTGGCCAAGCTCGACCTTCGAAAGGAACGTGGCCTTCTCGTTCAGCTTCTTGGCGAGGTCCTCGACCGTGAGGCCCTTGCGCTGGCGGGCCTTCCGGATGCGTTCGCCGTAGTCGGCGGCAAGTTCGGTGCCCATCTCGGCGAACACGTCCCGCTCCCGGGAACGCGCGGCCCGTCGCTGGAGGCTGTCGACGACCCGCGAGCGCCCGGTCACCTCCCCTTCCGCCCCCACGTGCTCGACGCCGAACCGGGCGCAGGAGGGGCACACCATCATGGGGGTCCCCTCGATCGTGGCTCGGCGAAGCGGCGCCTCCGCTCCGCACATCTCGCAAGGCATCGACGCGCCTACGCGCTTTTGCCGCTTGAAGGTATTGACCACCCGCCTGCGGCGGGGGCCGGGTGGACGCTCGAAAACGCGAGCTTGCCGGCGTCGACGGAAGAGGCTCCAGCCGATCTCCCGAACTTGAAAGGACCGTACGAAAAGGTTGAAATATGGAGAAGGCGAACGGGGGGCGGGTTTCCCACCGTCATGGTGGGCGAGGCGTTCGTTGGTGACTTGATGCCCGAGGAAACCGAGGTCGAGACCGTCGCGGAGGTGGAGGGCGAGGAGTACTCTCGCTTCCTGGAAGACAAGGTCCGGGCGTTGGAGGAGCGCTTTGGTCAACTCCGCGAGCAGAAGCGGCGCCTCGAGAACCAGTACCGCATCACCGAGATCGACAACCAGCGCCTCTCTCGCGAGCTCAAGCAGGTGCGCGCGGAGATCGAGAAGCTGCGCACGCCCCCCCTGATCGTCGGGTACGTGAAGGACGCGCTCGCCGACGGCCGCGTCGTCCTCAAATCCTCGACGGGGCCCCACTTCGTCGTGCACGCGGCCGAGAGCGTCGATCGCAAGCAGCTCGTCCCGGGGTCCCGCGTCGCGCTCAACCAGCAGACCCTCTCCGTCGTCGCGATCCTTCCGCCGTCGATGGACCCGCTCGTCTACGGCGCGGAGATCGTGGAGCGCCCCGACGTCGGCTACGACGCCATCGGCGGCATGGCCGACCCCGTGCGCGAGATCCGAGAGGCCGTCGAGCTTCCCATGAAGAATCCCGAGGTCTTCGCCAAGGTGGGCATCGAGCCCCCCAAGGGCGTCCTCCTCCACGGTCCGCCGGGCACGGGCAAGACCCTCCTTGCCAAGGCCGTCGCGCGCGAGACGAACGCCACGTTCATCCACATCGTCGCAAGCGAGCTCGTCCAGAAGTACATCGGCGAGGGCGCGCGCCTCGTGCGCGAGATTTTCCAGCTCGCGCGCGAGAAGGCCCCCTCGATCCTCTTCATCGACGAGCTCGACGCCGTGGGCGCCAGCCGCTACGAGGCCTCCACGAGCGGCGACCGCGAAGTGCAGCGCACGCTCATGCAGCTCCTCGCCGAGATGGACGGTTTCTCGGCGCGCGGCGACGTCAAGATCATCGCGGCGACGAACCGCCCGGACATGCTCGACTCGGCCCTCCTGCGGCCGGGCCGTTTCGACCGGTTGATCGAGGTCCCTCTGCCCAACCTCGTCGGCCGAGCCGAGATCTTCAAGATCCACGCGCGCAAGATGCAGCTTGCCGAGGGCGTCGACGCCACGCGCTTGGCGGCGCTGGCAGGGCACGGCGCGACGGGCGCCGACATCAAGGCCATCTGCACGGAGGCGGGAATGTTCGCCATCCGCGAGGGGCGCGACGTCGTCCGATGGGGCGACTTCGAGCGCGCCGTCGAGAAGGTCCGCGGCGCGGCCATGAAGGAGTCGCAGAAGGTCGTCAAGGACGCGGCGTTCGCGTAGAGGCGGCCATCGTCCACGGAAACGACGAGAACCTTCTTGAGGTCCCCGTCCCACGCGAGGGTCGGGAAGTGGCATTGACATGCGGAGAAGCGACCGGTTCCTCGCGGCGCTTGCGATCGCAAGCCTAGGACTGTCCCTCGGCGCTCCGGGGGCGCAGGCGGACCACGTGTACGAGCTGCCCGTGTGGTTCACGTGGGACACGGCGAAGCTCGACGTGCTCGTCTTGGGCACGGTCGACCCCCTGTTCGGAAACGCCATCCTGGACGCTCTCCAATCGTGGAAGCGCGGCATCGCGCAGCTGGCGCCCCCGTGGCTCCAAAGCGAGCTTGAGATCCGGGCCCTCATCCCGGGAATCTGGGGCGGTCCGGACCCCGGCTTTGAGGCGCACGACGTGGAGATCTTCGTGGTGCCCCAGGGCCTCATGGCCTTTCATCCGTGCTTTGTCGAGGTGACCTGCCCCACCGGCAAGTACTGCGTCGCGTTTGCGCCCACGCAGCGCCCGACGGAGGGGCGGGACGACTTGTACAAAGTGGCGCTCCACGAGATCGGCCACTGCCTGGGGCTCGATCACGTCTTCCACAACAACGTGGAATACTCGCCCGCGTTTGACCCCATGGGAAGCGGCTTTGGTTCCCCCCGTCCGTGTCCCAGCAACCTCAACGCCCTTGCGC of the Candidatus Thermoplasmatota archaeon genome contains:
- a CDS encoding L-threonylcarbamoyladenylate synthase; translated protein: MAGPAPDAETLHAALRALSDGDLVVYPGDLAYLLGADALRESPIEQVYEAKKRPGRRPLPVAVADLDDMGRLVKLNDAARALAQRFLPGPLLLVLPAKPGLPDVLLGGGGSLGVTVPAQPAARALARSFGPLTATTAAREGDAAPQTLRDARAAAGGAARAFLDAGVLVGGRPTVVDATGPRAKVIREGTISAAELGLHGP
- a CDS encoding multiprotein bridging factor aMBF1 codes for the protein MPCEMCGAEAPLRRATIEGTPMMVCPSCARFGVEHVGAEGEVTGRSRVVDSLQRRAARSRERDVFAEMGTELAADYGERIRKARQRKGLTVEDLAKKLNEKATFLSKVELGQQRPSDDLAKRLERELGITLREAPEATAASPPPGGKKAGGPVTLGDLLKEKLSDRGP
- a CDS encoding proteasome-activating nucleotidase gives rise to the protein MPEETEVETVAEVEGEEYSRFLEDKVRALEERFGQLREQKRRLENQYRITEIDNQRLSRELKQVRAEIEKLRTPPLIVGYVKDALADGRVVLKSSTGPHFVVHAAESVDRKQLVPGSRVALNQQTLSVVAILPPSMDPLVYGAEIVERPDVGYDAIGGMADPVREIREAVELPMKNPEVFAKVGIEPPKGVLLHGPPGTGKTLLAKAVARETNATFIHIVASELVQKYIGEGARLVREIFQLAREKAPSILFIDELDAVGASRYEASTSGDREVQRTLMQLLAEMDGFSARGDVKIIAATNRPDMLDSALLRPGRFDRLIEVPLPNLVGRAEIFKIHARKMQLAEGVDATRLAALAGHGATGADIKAICTEAGMFAIREGRDVVRWGDFERAVEKVRGAAMKESQKVVKDAAFA
- a CDS encoding matrixin family metalloprotease, with product MRRSDRFLAALAIASLGLSLGAPGAQADHVYELPVWFTWDTAKLDVLVLGTVDPLFGNAILDALQSWKRGIAQLAPPWLQSELEIRALIPGIWGGPDPGFEAHDVEIFVVPQGLMAFHPCFVEVTCPTGKYCVAFAPTQRPTEGRDDLYKVALHEIGHCLGLDHVFHNNVEYSPAFDPMGSGFGSPRPCPSNLNALALERVFGGLLGRESGGTVTISASDYRQSNCGSAAHWPPPLP